One Thermodesulfobacteriota bacterium DNA segment encodes these proteins:
- a CDS encoding NAD(P)-dependent oxidoreductase encodes MATIRISPGKTRIGWIGTGVMGASMCMHIVKAGYQTTVYNRTKKKAEGLMQAGAAWAKSPKDAASKSDVIFTIVGFPHDVREVYFGKEGIFEGLRKGSVVVDMTTTEPSLAGEIYSTAKEAGASAIDAPVSGGDIGAREGRLSIMAGGDSETFDAVMPLLGLMGKNIVYQGVAGLGQHAKMCNQIMAASLMIGMCETLLYAYKAGLDPETMLMSVGRGAAACWMLDNLAPRVLKRDFSPGFYVEHFIKDMGIALKEAERMNLVLPGLSLVRELYVAAKAQGHGRKGTQALLLALERISGIERRGGKK; translated from the coding sequence ATGGCCACTATAAGAATAAGCCCGGGCAAAACGAGGATAGGGTGGATAGGGACGGGCGTCATGGGGGCGTCCATGTGCATGCATATCGTGAAAGCCGGTTACCAGACCACGGTGTATAACAGGACGAAAAAGAAGGCCGAAGGGTTGATGCAGGCAGGGGCGGCGTGGGCGAAATCGCCCAAAGACGCAGCCTCGAAGTCGGACGTTATATTCACAATCGTGGGGTTCCCTCACGACGTTAGAGAGGTCTATTTCGGGAAAGAAGGCATATTCGAAGGGCTCCGGAAAGGGAGCGTCGTCGTGGATATGACAACGACAGAGCCTTCGCTTGCCGGGGAGATATATTCCACCGCCAAAGAGGCCGGGGCTTCCGCAATCGACGCGCCTGTCTCGGGAGGGGACATCGGGGCGAGGGAGGGGAGGCTTTCCATCATGGCTGGCGGAGACAGCGAGACATTCGATGCGGTAATGCCGCTTCTCGGGCTCATGGGGAAGAACATCGTATATCAGGGAGTGGCGGGGCTCGGACAGCACGCGAAGATGTGCAACCAGATAATGGCGGCTTCGCTCATGATAGGCATGTGCGAGACGCTCCTCTATGCATACAAAGCGGGGCTCGACCCGGAGACGATGCTGATGTCGGTCGGCAGGGGGGCGGCCGCGTGCTGGATGCTCGATAACCTCGCGCCGAGGGTGCTGAAGAGGGACTTCAGCCCGGGGTTCTACGTCGAGCACTTCATAAAGGACATGGGGATAGCATTAAAGGAAGCCGAGAGGATGAACCTCGTCCTGCCGGGACTTTCTCTCGTGAGGGAGCTCTACGTGGCGGCGAAGGCGCAGGGGCACGGGCGCAAGGGAACGCAGGCGCTCCTCCTCGCCCTCGAGAGGATCTCGGGCATAGAGAGAAGGGGCGGGAAAAAATAA
- a CDS encoding glutaminyl-peptide cyclotransferase, whose amino-acid sequence MSYINKLLKSSRNKFSPLSLMLVTVVFISAPCFIYFPVSPYTAGAAEDTGVPVFGYEVIKTYPHDVSAFTQGLFIRDGMLYEGTGIRGRSSLRKVELKTGKVLKERKLPGKYFGEGIATDGKRIVQLTWQSHKGFVYDLETFDTIKEFSYPTEGWGITYDGRNFVMSDGSATLYFLDPWSLKESGRLEVYDDKGPVVRLNELEFVKGEIFANVWGEDRVARIDPATGRVTGWIELGGLLSDSDRKNQVDVLNGLAYDEETGKFYVTGKLWPRLFEIKIVPKE is encoded by the coding sequence ATGTCCTACATTAACAAACTGCTCAAGTCGTCACGGAATAAATTTTCTCCGCTCTCGCTCATGCTGGTCACCGTCGTCTTTATATCAGCACCCTGCTTCATATATTTCCCTGTATCCCCATACACGGCAGGCGCCGCGGAAGATACAGGAGTCCCGGTTTTCGGTTACGAGGTTATAAAAACATATCCCCACGACGTATCCGCTTTCACACAGGGACTCTTTATCCGGGACGGCATGCTCTATGAAGGAACCGGTATAAGAGGACGGTCTTCCTTGAGAAAGGTGGAACTCAAAACTGGAAAGGTGCTCAAAGAACGGAAGCTCCCCGGCAAATATTTCGGCGAAGGAATAGCGACCGACGGGAAGAGGATAGTCCAGCTCACGTGGCAATCGCACAAGGGTTTCGTTTACGACCTGGAAACGTTCGACACCATAAAAGAATTCAGCTACCCGACCGAGGGATGGGGCATCACGTATGACGGAAGGAACTTCGTCATGAGCGACGGGAGCGCGACGCTCTATTTCCTCGACCCCTGGAGCCTGAAGGAGAGCGGCAGGCTGGAGGTATACGACGACAAGGGCCCTGTCGTTCGCCTGAACGAGCTCGAATTCGTAAAGGGCGAGATATTCGCAAACGTCTGGGGCGAAGACAGAGTGGCGAGGATCGACCCCGCGACTGGGCGCGTGACGGGATGGATCGAACTGGGCGGCCTCCTGAGCGATTCCGACAGAAAAAATCAAGTCGACGTTCTAAACGGTTTGGCGTACGACGAAGAGACCGGAAAGTTCTACGTGACGGGAAAGCTCTGGCCCAGGCTGTTCGAGATAAAGATCGTACCGAAGGAATGA
- a CDS encoding metal-dependent transcriptional regulator encodes MYTESIEDYLKAIYEIQKEKGKVSTNALSEKLGVAPASVTSMIKKLSEKKLLTHKRYQGVKLTQAGQKIALEVIRHHRLIELYLAEALGVPWDRVHEEAEKWEHVLSEDLEDRMDAALGHPTRDPHGSPIPSRDGTIIELDAIPLADMRPGQYGVVAEVSDHDPKLLRYIGKMGLYPKARVKVVSVEPFRGPITLKVGDSSHVLGAEAAQYVFITDVKGNPGEAS; translated from the coding sequence ATGTATACGGAATCGATCGAGGATTACCTTAAGGCAATCTACGAGATACAGAAGGAAAAGGGGAAGGTCTCGACGAACGCTCTTTCCGAGAAGCTGGGCGTAGCGCCGGCTTCGGTGACGAGCATGATAAAGAAGCTTTCCGAGAAGAAGCTGCTGACGCACAAGCGTTATCAGGGAGTGAAGCTAACGCAGGCGGGGCAGAAGATAGCGCTCGAGGTGATAAGGCACCACAGGCTCATCGAGCTTTACCTCGCGGAAGCTCTCGGCGTACCCTGGGACAGGGTGCACGAGGAGGCTGAGAAGTGGGAGCACGTTCTGTCAGAAGACCTCGAGGACCGCATGGACGCTGCGCTCGGGCACCCGACTAGGGACCCCCACGGCTCACCAATCCCGAGCAGGGACGGCACGATTATCGAGCTCGATGCCATCCCGCTCGCCGACATGAGGCCCGGGCAGTACGGCGTAGTTGCCGAGGTGAGCGACCACGACCCGAAGCTCCTCCGCTATATCGGCAAGATGGGGCTTTATCCGAAGGCCAGGGTCAAGGTCGTGTCGGTCGAGCCTTTCAGAGGGCCGATCACGCTCAAGGTAGGGGACTCAAGCCACGTGCTCGGCGCGGAAGCAGCCCAGTACGTATTCATAACGGACGTAAAGGGGAACCCGGGGGAGGCGAGCTGA
- a CDS encoding zinc ABC transporter substrate-binding protein, translating into MRYAGIILSILLLIGLASCSREGGDEGVKESADNGVINVVATTGMIADIAQVVGGEHVKVRGLMGPGVDPHLYKASAGDVALLSGADLIFYNGLHLEGKMSEIFEQMKKRGIDTVAVTDGIDRSLLETPPQFQGNYDPHVWFDVTMWMTAVETVRDTLISEDPGNADYYRNNTDAYLKELSALNEYVAAKAKLLPEDKRVLITAHDAFNYFGRRYGFEVRGLQGISTVAEAGTQDVQNLAAFIVERKIPAIFVESSVPPKFIEAVQAAVQARGFDVKVGGSLYSDAMGNPGTPDGTYIGMVRHNIDTIVGALLDGGQS; encoded by the coding sequence ATGAGGTACGCCGGAATTATTTTATCCATTTTACTGCTTATAGGACTCGCTTCGTGCTCCCGCGAGGGAGGGGACGAGGGTGTGAAAGAAAGCGCGGACAATGGTGTGATAAACGTAGTCGCGACGACAGGGATGATAGCGGACATAGCGCAGGTCGTGGGCGGGGAGCATGTGAAAGTCAGGGGGCTTATGGGTCCGGGGGTTGATCCCCACCTTTACAAGGCGAGCGCGGGCGATGTAGCGCTCCTTTCCGGAGCCGACCTCATCTTCTACAACGGACTTCACCTCGAAGGCAAGATGTCCGAGATATTCGAGCAGATGAAGAAGCGCGGCATCGACACTGTCGCGGTGACGGACGGCATCGACAGGAGCCTCCTCGAAACCCCTCCGCAATTCCAGGGGAACTACGACCCCCACGTCTGGTTCGATGTCACGATGTGGATGACGGCGGTCGAAACAGTCAGAGACACACTGATATCTGAAGACCCCGGGAATGCGGATTATTACAGAAATAATACGGATGCGTATTTGAAAGAGCTTTCCGCATTGAACGAGTATGTGGCAGCGAAGGCGAAGCTCCTCCCCGAGGATAAGAGGGTGCTGATCACGGCGCACGACGCGTTTAACTATTTCGGGAGGCGCTACGGTTTCGAGGTGAGGGGGCTTCAGGGCATAAGCACCGTGGCTGAAGCGGGGACGCAAGACGTCCAGAACCTGGCGGCATTCATAGTCGAGCGGAAGATACCGGCGATATTCGTCGAGTCCTCGGTCCCTCCGAAATTCATCGAAGCAGTACAGGCGGCCGTGCAGGCCAGGGGGTTCGACGTGAAGGTCGGGGGGTCGCTTTATTCGGACGCCATGGGCAACCCCGGCACCCCGGACGGTACCTACATCGGCATGGTCCGCCACAATATCGATACGATAGTCGGCGCTCTGCTCGACGGCGGGCAGTCGTAA
- a CDS encoding metal ABC transporter ATP-binding protein yields MNGEAAIKVEDLTVAYGEKPVLWDVDLTVPSGVLMAIIGPNGAGKTTLIKAVLNLVNTAAGQILIYGDSYAKQRRIVGYVPQRGSVDWDFPTNVKDVVMMGRYGALGWVKRPGRNEQDMALAALEKVGMSRFAERQISQLSGGQQQRVFLARALVQDASVYLMDEPFQGVDATTERAIVALLQELRAQGKTVVVVHHDLQTVPEYFDWTALLNVRLIASGPVGEAFTEENLRLTYGGRVSFLRRGDMNGAPEAEKRTGERGI; encoded by the coding sequence ATGAACGGTGAAGCCGCAATCAAGGTGGAAGACCTCACGGTCGCATACGGCGAGAAGCCGGTCCTCTGGGACGTCGACCTGACGGTGCCTTCGGGGGTGCTGATGGCCATAATAGGGCCTAACGGCGCCGGGAAGACGACGCTCATTAAAGCGGTGCTCAACCTCGTCAACACAGCTGCCGGACAGATCCTCATATACGGCGATAGCTATGCGAAGCAGCGCCGCATCGTGGGCTACGTCCCCCAGCGCGGGAGCGTCGACTGGGACTTCCCTACGAACGTGAAGGACGTAGTAATGATGGGACGGTACGGCGCCCTCGGATGGGTGAAGAGGCCCGGAAGGAATGAGCAGGACATGGCGCTCGCAGCGCTCGAGAAGGTAGGGATGTCGCGCTTCGCCGAGCGTCAGATAAGCCAGCTCTCGGGCGGGCAGCAGCAGCGTGTGTTCCTCGCGAGGGCTCTCGTGCAGGACGCCAGCGTATATCTCATGGATGAGCCCTTTCAGGGTGTGGACGCGACTACGGAGAGGGCGATAGTCGCGCTTCTCCAGGAGCTCCGCGCCCAGGGAAAGACGGTCGTAGTGGTGCACCACGACCTCCAGACCGTGCCCGAGTATTTCGACTGGACGGCGCTCCTTAATGTGCGGCTTATTGCGAGCGGCCCTGTGGGCGAGGCGTTTACGGAGGAGAACCTTCGCCTCACTTACGGGGGGCGTGTGTCGTTCTTGAGGCGCGGGGATATGAACGGCGCCCCCGAAGCCGAAAAGAGGACGGGGGAAAGAGGTATCTGA